A single window of Arcobacter venerupis DNA harbors:
- a CDS encoding DUF3427 domain-containing protein: MNNLITNNQSTNFYNHITKLLLESKSFIFNVAFINFSGVQLLLDVLSKLENKNIKGKILTSTYLNFTQVKALEKLKEFSNIELKIYDSNETNIGFHSKSYIFEFADSYEIIVGSSNITASAFKTNIEWNVKSTVKKDDMFLKNILDEFNLLWNDSYVVDEKFLKDYEFYLNSIKDEKRDFFASSKKIRTNFMQKTALEKLQNLRQKNQNKALIIAATGTGKTYLSAFDVKNFNAKKMLFLVHRENILLSAKQSFENIIPNRTYGLFTGNTKEKEQDYLFSTIQTMSLYFEEFEKNEFDYIIIDEAHHATSPSYKKIIEYFKPQFLLGLTATSNRMDGNSIYEIFDENIACDIRLNEALENNLVVPFHYFGISDIQSIDYENVDLTKIDELAKLLKVNKRVDFIIKQMNFYSYFGSKRKAIGFCVSKEHCFYMSEEFNKRGINSTYLTSEDSVIKREEVIKKLESENDSLEVIFTVDIFNEGIDIPSINTVLFLRPTNSPIVFIQQLGRGLRKHKNKEFLTVLDFIGNHKKAYLIALALAGNKAIDKDSLKLSLMNNFANFQNAFICMDEISKQRILEQIENQNFNNLKYLKEQYFEFKTLTNNKIPKLTDYLAFDDLINPLNFVDESKSYVEFLSKVEVGKTKDIYTNFCLNEDFIKAIRFIENQLPIKRVYEFVILKYLLFNDFCDENIAFKILGKYLDKVCKKTIIHSFSYLNQDYFDSGQIGRYLKCVNFDGTKVTKTKEFSKLLENKEYKDIFEDSLNYGIYTYEEEFKTLDFGMPFLKLYSKYNMLNIAQLCNFPKIHSSFRGSGFLKYEDDFFLFINLEKEKFSKSANYFNAFLSKEVFTYQSKPSQSQDKGDGERLIKNQKHGVKLHIFVRKFAQVDKKTQNFIYLGLANSIKYEGNKPISLELKLEIPLDNKLFEEFTKIV; encoded by the coding sequence TTGAATAATCTAATCACAAATAATCAATCAACAAATTTCTATAATCATATCACAAAACTTCTCTTAGAGTCTAAATCATTTATTTTTAATGTAGCATTTATAAATTTTAGTGGAGTTCAGCTTTTATTGGATGTTTTATCGAAGCTTGAAAACAAAAATATAAAAGGTAAAATTCTAACTTCTACATATTTGAATTTCACTCAAGTAAAAGCCTTAGAAAAGTTAAAAGAGTTTTCAAATATAGAACTAAAGATATATGATTCAAATGAGACAAATATAGGTTTTCACTCTAAATCTTATATTTTTGAATTTGCAGATTCTTATGAAATAATTGTAGGTTCTTCAAATATAACAGCCAGTGCTTTTAAAACAAATATCGAGTGGAATGTAAAATCAACTGTAAAAAAAGATGATATGTTTTTAAAAAATATTTTAGATGAGTTTAATCTTTTATGGAATGATTCTTATGTTGTAGATGAAAAGTTTTTAAAAGATTATGAATTTTATTTAAACTCAATAAAAGATGAAAAAAGAGATTTCTTTGCTTCAAGTAAAAAAATAAGAACAAATTTTATGCAAAAAACAGCTTTAGAAAAGCTACAAAATCTACGACAAAAAAACCAAAATAAAGCACTAATAATTGCAGCAACGGGAACTGGGAAAACTTATCTTAGTGCTTTTGATGTGAAAAACTTTAATGCAAAAAAAATGTTATTTTTGGTTCATAGGGAAAATATACTTTTAAGTGCAAAACAGAGTTTTGAAAATATTATTCCAAATAGAACCTATGGATTATTCACAGGAAATACAAAAGAGAAAGAGCAAGATTATCTATTCTCAACTATTCAAACTATGAGTCTGTATTTTGAAGAGTTTGAAAAAAATGAGTTTGATTATATCATAATTGATGAAGCTCACCATGCCACAAGTCCTAGCTATAAAAAAATTATAGAGTATTTTAAACCACAGTTTTTATTGGGATTAACAGCCACTTCAAACAGAATGGATGGAAATTCTATTTATGAAATATTTGATGAAAATATTGCTTGTGATATTAGATTAAATGAAGCACTTGAAAACAATCTTGTTGTTCCTTTTCACTATTTTGGAATAAGTGATATTCAATCAATTGATTATGAAAATGTAGATTTAACCAAAATAGATGAATTAGCGAAACTTCTAAAAGTGAATAAAAGAGTTGATTTCATAATAAAACAGATGAATTTCTACTCATATTTTGGATCAAAAAGAAAAGCCATAGGTTTTTGTGTTTCTAAAGAACATTGTTTTTATATGAGTGAAGAGTTCAATAAAAGAGGAATAAATTCCACATATCTTACAAGTGAAGATTCGGTTATAAAAAGAGAAGAAGTTATTAAAAAATTAGAGAGTGAAAATGACTCTTTAGAAGTAATTTTTACAGTTGATATTTTTAATGAAGGAATAGATATCCCCTCAATTAACACAGTTTTGTTTTTACGACCAACAAACTCTCCTATTGTATTTATACAGCAACTTGGAAGAGGTTTGAGAAAACATAAAAATAAAGAGTTTTTAACAGTTCTTGATTTTATTGGAAACCATAAAAAAGCATATTTAATTGCCCTTGCCCTTGCTGGAAATAAAGCTATTGATAAAGATAGTTTGAAACTCTCTTTGATGAATAATTTTGCAAATTTTCAAAATGCCTTTATCTGTATGGATGAGATTTCAAAACAGAGAATTTTAGAGCAAATCGAAAATCAGAACTTTAATAATCTTAAATATTTAAAAGAACAATATTTTGAGTTTAAAACTTTGACAAACAATAAGATACCAAAATTAACAGATTATCTAGCCTTTGATGATTTGATTAATCCTTTAAATTTCGTTGATGAAAGCAAATCTTATGTGGAGTTTTTATCAAAAGTAGAAGTTGGAAAAACAAAGGATATTTACACAAATTTTTGTTTAAATGAAGATTTTATAAAAGCAATTAGATTTATTGAAAATCAACTTCCAATAAAAAGAGTTTATGAATTTGTGATTTTAAAATATCTTTTATTTAATGATTTTTGTGATGAAAATATTGCTTTTAAAATCTTAGGTAAATATCTAGATAAAGTTTGCAAAAAAACTATAATTCATAGTTTTTCTTATCTAAATCAAGACTATTTTGATTCAGGACAAATAGGCAGATATTTAAAATGTGTAAATTTTGATGGAACAAAAGTTACAAAAACAAAAGAGTTCTCAAAGCTTTTAGAAAATAAAGAGTACAAAGATATTTTTGAAGATAGTCTAAATTATGGAATTTATACCTATGAAGAGGAGTTTAAAACCCTTGATTTTGGAATGCCATTTTTAAAACTATACTCAAAATATAATATGTTAAATATTGCTCAACTTTGTAACTTCCCAAAAATTCATAGTTCATTTAGAGGAAGTGGATTTCTAAAATATGAAGATGATTTTTTCTTATTTATCAATCTTGAAAAAGAGAAGTTTTCAAAATCTGCGAATTATTTTAATGCTTTTTTATCAAAAGAAGTTTTTACTTATCAAAGTAAACCATCTCAAAGTCAAGATAAAGGCGATGGAGAAAGATTGATAAAAAATCAAAAACATGGAGTAAAACTTCATATCTTTGTGAGAAAATTTGCCCAAGTGGATAAAAAGACTCAAAATTTTATATATTTAGGTTTGGCAAATAGTATTAAATATGAGGGAAATAAACCAATAAGTTTAGAGTTAAAGTTAGAAATACCACTTGATAATAAGTTGTTTGAGGAGTTTACAAAAATAGTCTAA
- a CDS encoding transporter substrate-binding domain-containing protein: MKNLFIIFLLCCSIFAKETNFKISYDSNYAPFSYKQEEKEAGLFIDIWKLWAKYNNYNIEFVDAKTWGNAINLVKEEKVDFFLGTNPFEDWMISSNFFYETKTTFFTLSKNDIVLEMKDNLNIGLIGSDYKEIILRHFPDATITIYKDYKESIEALRNKQIDLIYDDKLAIEYFSVQNNLFYLIKPMDNLITKFKTHAITTTTEKAEIFNEGFLKIPTSELLNLERKWILNENEQYYKNFKQQINLTDKELEFLKNTKIKVSISNSWEPFTFKSKSNEPFGISSEYWNLISKKIGVETQNEFFKTFSQQLASIKNKNSDLIYSAGETPQRDEYALFTKEYANFPISIVTKKDENFIENISFIKDKKLAIGNNFTAHNILKNNYPNMNFILVNSVKEGLDLVSKGKAYAYIDIQPVLFYNISKYNFSNLKVSGNTGLNFSLKFMIRDDYPILESILNKAISSISINELNSIITKWNNVQFQTNFNYDLFWQVLFVIFIIILAFLHRTYTLKSLNESLTLKIEEKTKKLNDMNKNLENLVDKKTKELIEKEKILNHQSKMAAMGEMIENIAHQWRQPLSVISTAATGAKVKKDFDKLSDSDFYETMDIINNSAQHLSDTIDDFRNFFTNEKEASTFDVNIPIDKVLYLINSKLKNRNITIIRNTEILTVVGLVNEFIQVLINIINNALDAFEDSSCEQKIIFINLYKDNNNLVLKIKDNAGGIKEDILDRVFEPYFTTKYKSQGTGIGLYMSTEIIKKHMNGNLTVSNQLYTYDNIKYKGAEFKIEIPIN; this comes from the coding sequence ATGAAAAATCTGTTTATCATTTTTTTATTATGTTGTTCTATTTTCGCAAAAGAAACTAATTTTAAAATATCATATGATTCAAATTATGCTCCTTTTTCCTATAAACAAGAAGAAAAAGAAGCTGGACTTTTTATTGATATTTGGAAATTGTGGGCAAAATACAATAATTATAATATTGAATTTGTAGATGCTAAAACATGGGGAAATGCAATTAATTTAGTAAAAGAAGAAAAAGTTGACTTCTTTTTAGGAACAAATCCTTTTGAAGATTGGATGATTTCTTCAAATTTCTTTTATGAAACAAAAACTACATTTTTTACTCTTTCAAAAAACGATATAGTTTTAGAAATGAAAGATAATCTAAATATTGGTTTAATAGGTTCAGATTATAAAGAAATTATTTTAAGACATTTTCCAGATGCAACTATTACAATTTACAAAGATTATAAAGAATCTATCGAAGCACTTAGAAATAAACAAATTGACTTAATTTATGATGATAAATTAGCAATTGAATATTTTTCTGTTCAAAACAATTTGTTTTATTTGATTAAACCTATGGATAACTTGATAACTAAGTTTAAAACACACGCAATTACTACAACAACTGAAAAAGCAGAAATTTTTAATGAAGGATTTTTGAAAATCCCAACAAGTGAATTATTAAATCTTGAAAGAAAATGGATTTTAAATGAAAATGAACAATATTATAAGAATTTCAAACAACAAATAAATTTAACCGATAAAGAACTAGAATTTCTTAAAAATACAAAAATAAAAGTTTCTATTTCCAATTCATGGGAACCTTTTACCTTTAAATCAAAGAGTAATGAACCCTTTGGGATTTCATCTGAATATTGGAATTTAATTTCTAAAAAAATTGGAGTAGAAACACAAAATGAATTTTTCAAAACTTTTAGTCAACAACTAGCTAGCATTAAAAATAAAAATTCTGATTTAATTTATAGTGCTGGTGAAACTCCTCAAAGAGATGAATATGCACTTTTCACAAAAGAGTATGCAAATTTTCCAATATCTATTGTCACCAAAAAAGATGAAAATTTTATTGAAAACATCTCTTTTATAAAAGATAAAAAATTAGCAATTGGGAATAATTTTACTGCTCATAATATTTTGAAAAATAATTATCCTAATATGAATTTTATTCTTGTAAATAGTGTAAAAGAAGGGTTAGATTTAGTTTCAAAAGGAAAGGCTTATGCTTATATTGATATTCAACCTGTTCTTTTTTATAATATCTCAAAATATAATTTTAGTAATCTAAAAGTTAGTGGAAATACTGGTTTAAATTTTAGTTTGAAATTTATGATAAGAGATGATTATCCTATTTTAGAATCTATTTTAAATAAAGCTATCTCTTCAATTTCAATTAATGAATTAAACTCAATTATTACAAAATGGAATAATGTTCAATTCCAAACAAATTTTAATTATGATTTATTTTGGCAGGTATTATTTGTGATTTTTATAATTATTTTGGCTTTTTTACATAGAACTTACACTCTTAAAAGTCTAAATGAATCTCTTACTTTAAAAATAGAAGAAAAAACTAAAAAATTAAATGATATGAATAAAAATCTTGAAAATTTAGTTGATAAGAAAACAAAAGAGTTAATTGAAAAAGAGAAAATTCTAAATCATCAATCAAAAATGGCTGCAATGGGAGAAATGATTGAAAATATTGCACATCAATGGAGACAACCATTATCTGTAATTTCTACAGCAGCAACAGGCGCTAAAGTAAAAAAAGATTTTGATAAGTTAAGTGATAGCGATTTTTATGAAACTATGGATATTATAAATAATTCTGCGCAACATCTATCTGATACAATTGATGACTTTAGAAACTTTTTTACCAATGAAAAAGAAGCTTCAACATTTGATGTAAATATTCCAATTGATAAAGTACTATATTTAATTAACTCAAAATTAAAAAATAGAAATATAACTATTATAAGAAACACAGAAATACTAACTGTAGTAGGACTTGTTAATGAATTTATTCAAGTTCTTATAAATATTATTAATAATGCTTTAGATGCATTTGAAGATAGTAGCTGTGAACAAAAAATAATTTTTATTAATCTATATAAAGACAATAATAATTTGGTTTTAAAAATAAAAGATAATGCAGGTGGAATAAAAGAGGATATTTTAGATAGAGTTTTTGAACCTTATTTCACAACAAAATATAAAAGCCAAGGTACAGGAATTGGACTTTATATGTCAACTGAAATTATAAAAAAACATATGAATGGAAATTTAACAGTTTCGAATCAACTCTACACTTACGATAATATAAAATATAAAGGTGCAGAGTTCAAAATAGAGATTCCTATTAATTAA
- a CDS encoding response regulator transcription factor, translated as MQKNINHNNILKNLNLLYIEDEENIRINIKKVLLLLCENVFDAANTEEANIIFENQRIDIIISDINLPNTNGIDYIKEVRKKDKTIPVILLSAYTDTKYLLEATKLKLVDYLTKPVDFKTLNNALHKSVEEILDNSRYLILFQNNIQYNVLHKTLIDLNTQKELLLTSKELDLLSFLIKNSNRIVSTDELKSNVWEDCFEATDSALKNLLNKVRKKIGKESIINISGVGYRLNF; from the coding sequence ATGCAAAAAAATATTAATCATAACAATATATTAAAAAATTTAAATCTCTTGTACATTGAAGATGAAGAAAACATTAGAATTAATATTAAAAAAGTATTGCTTTTATTATGTGAAAATGTATTTGATGCAGCTAACACAGAAGAAGCAAATATAATTTTCGAAAATCAAAGAATTGATATAATCATTTCAGATATAAATCTTCCAAATACTAACGGAATAGATTATATTAAAGAAGTAAGAAAAAAAGATAAGACTATCCCTGTAATCTTATTAAGTGCATATACAGATACAAAATATCTTCTTGAAGCTACAAAACTAAAACTTGTAGATTATTTAACTAAACCTGTAGATTTTAAAACACTAAATAATGCATTACATAAATCTGTTGAAGAAATTTTAGATAATTCAAGATATCTAATTTTATTTCAAAATAATATTCAATACAACGTTCTTCACAAAACATTAATTGATTTAAATACACAAAAAGAGTTGCTTTTAACATCTAAAGAGTTAGATTTACTAAGTTTTTTAATAAAAAATAGTAATAGGATTGTCTCAACAGATGAATTAAAGTCTAATGTTTGGGAAGATTGTTTTGAAGCTACTGATTCTGCATTAAAAAATTTATTAAATAAAGTTAGAAAAAAAATTGGTAAAGAATCTATAATTAATATTTCAGGGGTTGGTTACAGACTTAATTTTTAA
- a CDS encoding TolC family protein: MYIRKLLKFACISILASSSLQAFSLRESVEKVLASNPEIIAEKNNQEAFKKYIDEREANYLPRIDIDGRLEKSNSDKKYDQPNSSNLQSGSDQEDGYNVGIALNQMLYDGNLTPSQVAEAKHNDLSNKYRSEKNIENVVYETIVAYKDLVQYNEMLDLTKEMIKTNEENLQIAKEKESISGEILETYEVDSKLSFVKEKYLEENDLKSSKVSTFKRFVGSEPSGNECRPKINLSKIPDNLQQIVELAVLKNYEIQQQIEVIKAQREKIAQADSKFLPNLNLELKALTDSDLSLNELGTENQVYGRINLAWNLYNGGGDYAVSKQEELFLAEQKKRLDAITNKIVESIKVNYQRFMKNKERISILKDYVVANENIVEVYKSEFESGTRTFVDILDAQTVLYEAKKSLVSREYELYTNYYDMLNTLSMLTSTVLESEDGCSSDKALNTIVSEQKQASDKTVSSDLRALLGDDTAVAKEQKPVVNSIPKDEVVKTKVTSEYSSFLDAPASYYTINITTTDSIDAAKNYISMNSLDKNNSYVYPFGPEMKSAKVIYGTFKSVKEANEAINKLPSSVIANKPYIDNISKHQKLYAKYN; encoded by the coding sequence ATGTATATTAGAAAATTATTAAAGTTTGCTTGTATTTCAATACTAGCGAGTAGTTCTTTACAAGCTTTTAGTTTGAGAGAGAGTGTTGAAAAGGTATTGGCTTCTAATCCAGAGATTATTGCAGAAAAAAATAATCAGGAAGCTTTTAAAAAGTATATTGATGAAAGAGAAGCAAACTATCTTCCTAGAATAGATATTGATGGGAGGCTTGAAAAGAGTAACTCTGATAAAAAATATGATCAACCAAATTCTAGTAATCTTCAAAGTGGTTCAGATCAAGAAGATGGGTATAATGTTGGTATAGCTTTAAATCAAATGTTATATGATGGTAATTTAACGCCAAGCCAAGTTGCAGAAGCAAAACATAATGATTTATCAAATAAATATAGATCAGAAAAGAATATTGAAAATGTAGTTTATGAAACTATAGTTGCATATAAAGATTTGGTTCAATATAATGAAATGTTAGATTTAACAAAAGAAATGATAAAAACAAATGAAGAAAATCTTCAAATAGCAAAAGAAAAAGAATCTATTAGTGGTGAAATTCTTGAAACTTATGAGGTTGATTCAAAATTAAGTTTTGTAAAAGAGAAATATTTAGAAGAAAATGATTTAAAAAGTTCAAAAGTTAGTACATTTAAAAGATTTGTTGGTAGTGAACCTTCAGGAAATGAGTGTAGACCAAAAATAAATTTGTCTAAAATTCCAGATAATTTACAACAAATCGTAGAATTAGCAGTTTTAAAAAATTATGAAATTCAACAACAAATTGAAGTAATAAAAGCTCAAAGAGAAAAAATTGCACAAGCTGATTCTAAATTTCTACCAAATTTAAATTTAGAATTAAAAGCGCTTACAGATAGCGATTTATCTTTAAATGAACTTGGTACAGAAAATCAAGTATATGGAAGAATAAATCTTGCATGGAATCTATATAATGGTGGTGGAGATTATGCTGTTTCTAAACAAGAAGAACTATTCTTAGCTGAACAGAAAAAAAGATTAGATGCAATTACCAATAAAATTGTTGAGTCAATAAAGGTAAATTATCAAAGATTTATGAAAAATAAAGAGAGAATCTCTATTCTTAAAGATTATGTTGTTGCAAATGAAAATATTGTTGAAGTTTATAAAAGTGAATTTGAATCAGGTACTAGAACATTTGTTGATATTTTAGATGCACAAACAGTTTTATATGAAGCTAAAAAGAGTTTAGTTTCAAGAGAATATGAATTGTATACAAATTATTATGATATGTTAAATACATTATCAATGTTAACAAGTACAGTTTTAGAATCTGAAGATGGCTGTTCTAGTGATAAAGCATTAAATACAATTGTTTCTGAACAAAAACAAGCATCAGATAAAACTGTATCATCAGATTTAAGAGCATTATTAGGTGATGATACAGCAGTGGCAAAAGAACAAAAGCCTGTAGTTAATTCTATTCCTAAAGATGAAGTAGTAAAAACAAAAGTAACAAGTGAGTATAGTTCATTTTTGGATGCTCCTGCAAGCTATTATACAATTAATATTACAACAACGGATAGTATAGATGCTGCTAAGAATTATATTAGCATGAATAGTCTGGATAAAAATAATTCTTATGTATATCCATTTGGCCCAGAAATGAAAAGTGCTAAGGTTATTTATGGTACATTTAAATCCGTAAAAGAGGCAAATGAAGCAATAAATAAACTGCCATCATCTGTTATTGCAAATAAACCATATATAGATAATATAAGTAAACATCAAAAACTATATGCTAAATATAACTAA
- a CDS encoding type I secretion system permease/ATPase: MENNSDLIENETLTDLKDRRKVDDLLGCLLFLSKYHNRETSAESLTFGLPIHKTSMNITMFHQASTRIGLVTKTVKREKLKDITKLALPSVLILDKNRACVLLTYDLKEGIANVIIPGLISGETQMTIQKLESEYTGEVIIIKPEYNFNNRIEKEVVIDNPKEWFWGTLLRNKGIYQQVIVVSLFINLFILATPLFTMNVYDRVLPNNAIETLWALFIGISIVMFFDLLLKILRSHFLGTASKRADTIMSNKIFNHLLNIKLDARPASTGQFVSRLQSFESVREFFTGATIAAVVDLPFVVIFIIVIFFIAGPLAFITIITVIISLLISWYMQRPLKEIIAKSIKEEQIKQTTLIETVSGLEIIKSVKAQNRMKTHWENSINKTVHYADKGHFLSQTITYLTAFISQFSNIAIVAAGVYLAQDGQITMGAIIAAMILNGRVIAPISQLVGMIIKFDRTMLSLNNLDEVMKMPVEKENKSYISRPNLKGDIELKDVQFAYKDQNHQTLKDINLLIKEGEKVAILGKIGSGKSTLLKLIMNLYEPTSGSVLIDGLDTRQIDPTDLRHSIGSVPQEPFLFMGTIKDNLTIGEQYVSDEELLRVSKIAGLDDFLGKHEAGYDLLVGERGDGLSGGERQSVTLARALISDPNIIMLDEPTNSMDRQTEKSFINRLQNIVSNKTLIVVTHKTSLLQLVDRIIIVENGQIIVDGPKDEVFTTKVG; this comes from the coding sequence TTGGAAAATAATTCTGATTTAATAGAAAATGAAACATTAACAGACTTAAAAGATAGAAGAAAAGTAGATGACTTATTAGGTTGTCTACTTTTTTTATCTAAGTATCATAATAGAGAGACTTCTGCTGAATCTCTGACTTTTGGATTACCAATTCATAAAACTTCAATGAATATAACAATGTTCCATCAAGCATCTACTCGTATAGGTTTAGTTACAAAAACTGTTAAGAGAGAAAAATTAAAAGATATAACAAAACTTGCTTTACCATCCGTTTTAATTTTAGATAAAAATAGAGCATGTGTTTTATTAACTTATGATTTAAAAGAGGGCATTGCAAATGTTATTATCCCTGGATTAATTTCTGGTGAAACACAAATGACTATACAAAAACTTGAAAGTGAATATACTGGTGAAGTAATAATTATAAAACCTGAATATAACTTCAATAATAGAATAGAGAAAGAAGTTGTTATTGATAACCCAAAAGAGTGGTTTTGGGGAACATTATTAAGAAATAAGGGAATTTATCAGCAGGTTATTGTTGTATCTTTATTTATAAACTTATTTATTTTGGCAACACCACTTTTTACAATGAATGTATATGATAGAGTTCTTCCAAATAATGCAATTGAAACATTATGGGCTTTATTTATTGGAATTTCAATTGTAATGTTTTTTGATTTATTATTAAAAATATTGAGATCTCATTTTTTAGGAACTGCGAGTAAAAGAGCAGACACGATAATGTCTAATAAAATATTTAATCATTTATTAAATATTAAACTTGATGCAAGACCTGCTTCAACAGGACAATTTGTAAGTAGATTACAATCTTTTGAAAGTGTAAGAGAATTTTTTACAGGGGCAACAATTGCCGCTGTTGTTGATTTACCTTTTGTAGTTATTTTCATAATTGTAATCTTTTTTATTGCAGGTCCATTAGCTTTTATTACAATAATAACAGTAATTATATCTCTATTAATTTCATGGTATATGCAAAGACCTCTTAAAGAAATTATTGCAAAGTCAATAAAAGAAGAACAAATAAAACAAACTACGCTTATTGAAACAGTTTCTGGCTTAGAAATAATTAAAAGTGTTAAAGCTCAAAATAGAATGAAAACGCATTGGGAAAATTCAATTAATAAAACTGTTCATTATGCTGATAAAGGTCATTTTTTATCTCAAACTATTACATATTTGACAGCATTTATTTCACAATTTTCTAATATTGCAATTGTTGCTGCTGGAGTTTATTTAGCTCAAGATGGACAAATCACAATGGGAGCTATCATTGCTGCCATGATTTTAAATGGTAGGGTAATAGCTCCTATTTCACAATTAGTTGGAATGATTATTAAATTTGATAGAACTATGTTATCTTTAAATAATCTTGATGAGGTTATGAAAATGCCAGTTGAAAAAGAGAATAAATCTTATATAAGTAGACCGAATTTAAAAGGTGATATTGAATTAAAAGATGTTCAATTTGCTTATAAAGATCAAAATCATCAAACATTAAAAGATATAAATTTACTTATAAAAGAAGGTGAAAAAGTTGCAATCCTCGGAAAAATAGGATCTGGAAAGTCTACTTTATTAAAGTTAATTATGAATTTATATGAGCCAACTTCTGGATCTGTATTAATCGATGGTTTGGATACAAGACAAATAGATCCAACAGATTTAAGACACTCTATTGGAAGTGTTCCTCAAGAGCCTTTTTTATTTATGGGAACAATAAAAGATAATCTTACAATTGGTGAACAATATGTATCTGATGAAGAGTTATTAAGAGTATCTAAAATTGCGGGATTAGATGATTTTTTAGGAAAACATGAAGCGGGATATGATTTATTAGTTGGAGAAAGAGGAGATGGTTTATCAGGAGGAGAGAGACAATCAGTTACTCTTGCAAGAGCACTAATTTCTGATCCAAATATAATAATGCTTGATGAACCAACAAATTCAATGGATAGACAAACAGAAAAATCATTTATTAACAGACTTCAAAATATTGTTTCAAATAAAACTTTGATAGTAGTAACGCATAAAACTTCTTTATTACAATTAGTAGATAGAATAATAATTGTAGAAAATGGTCAAATAATAGTAGATGGACCAAAAGATGAAGTTTTTACTACAAAAGTAGGTTAA